A portion of the Acidobacteriota bacterium genome contains these proteins:
- the uvrA gene encoding excinuclease ABC subunit UvrA produces MTKKRIAEKNVAATARTTISVQGARVHNLKNVTLEIPRDRLIVVTGLSGSGKSSLAFDTIYAEGQRRYMESLSSFAKRFIAQVSKPDVDFIFGLSPVISIEQKTIASNPRSTVGTMTDIASYLNLLFATIAEAHCPRTGEVTPSRSANQILEAILSLPEGTEIELRAPVFKVYGEELDFVFTEIRKKGCRRLIVDGKPVDISEQVELDEADVTDMDAIVDRFVVSRKHEKAIKAGIAATLLVGDGLMQIQVPQVHLLKGASKAEAEKFYKATCSATHHFVYGDIQPDFFMFNNPESACRTCGGLGVYKLTHPELLIPDPKRSIRGGCFVKEAYKYNPDTWDGRIMYSLSVLLGFSLDTPWEKLPETAHKAILYGIERKIPTSTPPEAKEKNAKWEGQEVGFGGIARRIERHYRRYRQRGEASSGMEAWLDKVMVEHICPDCNGARVRATRLLFTIAGKTIHDFGQMNFDELHAFLGTIKPSGRGADAGRQVLNEIRGRLELLLGIGLDYLNFNRRSGTLSGGESQRIRLSTQIGSGLMGMLYVLDEPSIGLHPKDNVKMIATLERLRDIGNTVIVVEHDEDTIRSADHVVEMGPAAGVHGGTVVVQGKLDDVLKCKASPTGQYLSGKRSIATPQQRRSGSGKSLVIRGARENNLKSIDVAIPLGKLVAITGASGSGKSTLINEILYKALWKRLEDTRTLPGAHDGVEGLEHVHKVVNIDQSPIGRNSRSNPATYIGFYDTIRDLFTRAPLSVERDYKPGRFSFNVKGGRCEECQGEGVITTQLYFMPDVEVICGACKGARFNAETLEVTLRGKTIDDILNMSVEEGVAFFKSEPAIGKKIEVLNDLGLGYLTLGQSATTLSGGEAQRIKIATELSKLQRAKHTVYILDEPTTGLHLADIERLLESLNRLVDAGHSVLLIEHHLDVIKTADHVIDLGPEGGHAGGEVVVTGTPEEIAACKRSHTGRFLKTHLGA; encoded by the coding sequence ATGACAAAAAAGCGAATTGCCGAAAAGAACGTTGCTGCAACGGCCCGCACCACAATCTCCGTGCAAGGCGCGCGCGTCCACAATCTGAAAAACGTTACGCTCGAAATCCCGCGCGACCGCCTGATTGTCGTCACGGGCCTCAGCGGTTCCGGCAAATCGTCGCTGGCTTTTGACACCATCTATGCCGAAGGCCAGCGGCGATACATGGAATCATTGTCGAGTTTTGCCAAACGCTTCATCGCGCAGGTCAGCAAACCCGATGTGGATTTCATTTTTGGCCTATCGCCAGTGATTTCCATCGAGCAGAAAACCATTGCCAGCAATCCGCGCTCGACTGTCGGGACGATGACGGACATTGCCAGTTACCTGAACCTGTTGTTTGCCACCATCGCCGAAGCGCATTGCCCGCGCACCGGCGAAGTGACGCCCAGCCGTTCGGCCAATCAAATTCTGGAAGCGATTTTGTCTTTGCCCGAAGGCACGGAGATCGAACTGCGCGCGCCAGTGTTCAAGGTGTACGGCGAAGAACTGGATTTCGTCTTCACCGAAATTCGTAAAAAAGGCTGTCGCCGGTTGATTGTGGACGGCAAACCCGTAGACATTTCTGAACAGGTGGAATTGGACGAAGCCGATGTCACAGACATGGACGCCATCGTGGATCGCTTCGTCGTCAGTCGCAAACACGAAAAAGCGATCAAGGCTGGAATTGCGGCAACCTTGTTGGTCGGCGATGGCCTAATGCAGATACAGGTGCCGCAAGTTCATCTTTTGAAAGGCGCGAGCAAAGCCGAAGCAGAGAAGTTTTACAAAGCGACGTGCAGCGCGACGCATCATTTTGTTTACGGCGACATCCAACCGGATTTTTTCATGTTCAACAATCCGGAAAGCGCTTGCCGAACGTGCGGCGGACTTGGCGTTTACAAGCTGACGCACCCCGAACTGCTGATTCCCGACCCGAAGCGCAGCATTCGCGGCGGTTGTTTCGTGAAGGAAGCGTACAAATACAATCCTGACACCTGGGACGGACGAATTATGTACAGCTTGTCCGTGCTGTTGGGATTCTCGCTCGACACGCCGTGGGAAAAGCTGCCCGAAACAGCCCACAAAGCAATCCTGTATGGCATTGAGCGGAAAATCCCAACTTCCACTCCGCCCGAAGCGAAAGAGAAAAACGCCAAATGGGAAGGCCAGGAAGTGGGCTTTGGCGGCATCGCGCGCCGCATCGAACGCCATTACCGCCGTTACCGCCAACGCGGCGAAGCCAGTTCCGGGATGGAAGCGTGGCTGGACAAAGTGATGGTTGAACACATCTGCCCGGATTGTAACGGCGCGCGCGTTCGCGCAACGCGGTTGCTGTTCACCATCGCGGGCAAGACCATTCACGATTTCGGCCAGATGAATTTTGACGAACTGCACGCGTTCCTGGGCACGATCAAACCCAGCGGACGAGGCGCGGATGCGGGCCGACAGGTGCTCAACGAAATTCGCGGGCGGCTGGAATTGCTGCTCGGCATTGGCCTCGATTACCTGAATTTCAATCGCCGTTCGGGCACGCTTTCGGGCGGCGAATCGCAACGTATTCGGCTCTCCACGCAAATCGGTTCGGGTTTGATGGGGATGCTCTACGTCCTGGACGAACCCAGCATCGGGCTTCACCCAAAAGACAATGTGAAGATGATTGCGACGCTGGAACGGCTGCGCGACATCGGCAACACCGTCATCGTGGTCGAACACGACGAAGACACCATCCGCTCCGCCGACCACGTCGTGGAAATGGGGCCTGCCGCCGGAGTTCACGGCGGCACCGTCGTCGTGCAAGGAAAGCTGGACGATGTGCTGAAGTGCAAGGCTTCGCCGACCGGGCAATACCTTTCCGGTAAACGCTCCATCGCCACGCCACAACAGCGCCGCTCAGGCAGCGGCAAATCCCTGGTCATTCGCGGCGCGCGCGAAAATAATTTGAAATCCATTGATGTGGCGATTCCGTTGGGTAAACTGGTCGCCATCACCGGCGCATCCGGTTCCGGCAAAAGCACGCTGATCAACGAAATCCTGTACAAAGCATTGTGGAAACGCCTGGAAGACACGCGCACGCTGCCCGGCGCGCACGACGGCGTCGAAGGCCTGGAACACGTCCACAAAGTCGTCAACATTGACCAATCGCCAATTGGCCGCAACAGCCGCTCGAACCCTGCGACCTATATCGGCTTTTACGACACGATCCGAGACCTGTTCACGCGCGCGCCGCTCAGCGTGGAGCGTGATTACAAACCCGGCAGGTTCAGTTTCAACGTCAAAGGCGGGCGCTGCGAAGAGTGTCAGGGCGAAGGCGTCATCACCACGCAGCTTTACTTTATGCCCGATGTCGAAGTGATCTGCGGCGCGTGCAAAGGCGCGCGCTTCAACGCCGAAACGCTCGAAGTCACGCTGCGCGGCAAAACCATTGACGACATTCTGAATATGTCGGTCGAAGAAGGCGTCGCGTTTTTCAAATCCGAACCCGCCATCGGCAAAAAGATCGAAGTGCTGAACGACCTTGGCTTGGGATACTTAACGCTCGGCCAATCGGCAACCACCCTTTCCGGCGGCGAAGCGCAACGCATCAAAATCGCCACGGAATTGAGCAAGCTGCAACGCGCCAAACACACGGTTTATATTCTTGATGAACCGACGACGGGCTTGCACCTGGCCGACATTGAACGCTTGCTGGAATCCCTGAACCGCCTGGTAGATGCCGGGCATTCCGTCCTGCTGATCGAACACCACCTGGATGTGATCAAAACCGCCGACCACGTCATTGACCTCGGCCCCGAAGGCGGCCACGCAGGTGGCGAGGTTGTTGTGACTGGCACACCGGAAGAGATTGCGGCGTGCAAGCGGTCGCATACCGGGCGATTTCTCAAGACGCATTTGGGGGCATAA